The Cryptococcus neoformans var. neoformans B-3501A chromosome 7, whole genome shotgun sequence genome window below encodes:
- a CDS encoding hypothetical protein (HMMPfam hit to Ldh_1_C, lactate/malate dehydrogenase, alpha/beta C-terminal domain, score: 125.2, E(): 1.5e-34; HMMPfam hit to Ldh_1_N, lactate/malate dehydrogenase, NAD binding domain, score: 225.3, E(): 1.1e-64) encodes MVKAVVCGAAGGIGQPLSLLLKLNPLITELSLYDVVNAPGVAADLSHIATPAQVAGFLPPDNGAEKALKGADIVVIPAGVPRKPGMTRDDLFNINAGICATLAQSIANACPEAFILVISNPVNSTVPVFAETLKKAGVFNPKKLFGVSHLDVVRASTFVASVLGKPKDAANYSVPVVGGHSGATILPLLSQAKPAIAEVLSDKEKRDALVHRIQFGGDEVVKAKDGAGSATLSMAQAGAEFAEFVLQAAYGSQKGKVVQSYVFLGADAGGNEVKKEISADLDYFSVNVELGPNGIEKILPIGKIDDNEKTLLAAAVKELGPSIEKGVNFQPPPPKL; translated from the exons ATGGTCAAGGCTGTCGTCTGCGGTGCTGCCG GTGGTATCGGTCAacccctctccctcttgctcaagctcaaccCTCTCATCACTGAGCTCAGTCTCTACGACGTCGTCAATGCGCCCGGT GTGGCTGCCGATTTGTCACACATCGCTACTCCCGCCCAGGTCGCCGGGTTCCTCCCTCCCGACAATGGAGCCGAGAAGGCCCTCAAGGGTGCCGATATCGTTGTCATCCCTGCTGGTGTTCCCAGGAAGCCGGGTATGACCAGGGACGACCTTTTT AAC ATAAACGCTGGCATCTGCGCAACCCTTGCCCAGTCTATCGCCAATGCGTGCCCTGAAGCCTTTATCCTTGTCATCTCCAACCCTGTCAACTCCACCGTTCCCGTCTTCGCCGAGACACTCAAGAAGGCTGGTGTTTTCAACCCAAAGAA GCTCTTCGGTGTGAGCCACCTGGATGTTGTTCGGGCTTCCACCTTTGTCGCCTCTGTCCTGGGCAAGCCTAAAGATGCTGCAAACTATTCCGTGCCTGTCGTGGGAGGCCACTCTGGTGCTAccatcttgcccttgttgTCTCAGGCTAAGCCCGCTATC GCTGAAGTTTTAAGTGATAAGGAGAAGCGGGATGCGCTTGTCCACCGAATCCAATTCGGCGGTGACGAGGTCGTCAAGGCAAAAG ACGGTGCTGGTTCTGCCACCCTTTCCATGGCCCAAG CGGGCGCCGAGTTCGCCGAGTTCGTGTTGCAGGCCGCGTACGGAAGCCAGAAGGGCAAGGTCGTGCAGTCCTACGTTTTCTTGGGTGCCGACGCCGGTGGTAACGaggtcaagaaggagatcAGCGCCGACCTCGACTACTTTTCCGTCAACGTGGAGCTTGGC CCCAACGGTATTGAGAAGATTTTGCCGATCGGTAAGATTGACGACAACGAGAAAACtctccttgctgctgctgtgaAGGAACTTGGCCCAAGCATTGAAAAG GGCGTTAACTTCCAGCCCCCTCCTCCTAAGCTCTAA
- a CDS encoding hypothetical protein (HMMPfam hit to Ribosomal_L6, Ribosomal protein L6, score: 71.9, E(): 1.7e-18) produces the protein MTARPVVSLARQIHSSAVRRSQVGKVPIPIPPSVVLALPASSVPPHVHPGSPEAHRVFTVSGPLGSTTLPISPSVILTPPTPSASTLTISVHDPAVKTQRSVWGLTRTLISNAVTGVSAGFNLEVKLVGVGYRAAIEPIPQVFIDLAKQTSSLPTDALPRERLNIKLGFAHPVLIDIPPQIKVTVPEPTKIMLSGTDKQKLGQFAATIRQWRKPEPYRGKGIFVGGETIRLKEVKKK, from the exons ATGACTGCCAGACCCGTTGTCTCACTAGCACGCCAAATCCACTCCTCCGCGGTCCGCAGGTCCCAGGTCGGCAAGgtccccatccccatcccgCCATCAGTCGTCCTTGCTCTTCCAGCGTCCTCTGTCCCCCCTCATGTCCATCCCGGCTCCCCCGAAGCGCATCGCGTCTTCACTGTGTCCGGTCCCTTAGGATCCACTACATTGCCTATATCCCCATCAGTGATTCTTACCCCACCCACCCCCTCAGCATCCACTCTCACTATCTCTGTTCATGATCCGGCCGTCAAAACTCAACGAAGCGTTTGGGGTCTTACACGTACGCTCATTAGTAACGCGGTTACGGGTGTCTCAGCTGGCTTTAACCTTGAAGTTAAACTGGTGGGCGTTGGTTATCGAGCGGCCATTGAACCTATTCCTCAAGTCTTTATAGACCTCGCTAAACAGACGTCTTCTCTACCGACGGATGCTCTCCCCCGCGAACGTCTTAATATCAAGCTGGGCTTTGCCCATCCCGTCCTTATCGATATACCTCCCCAAATCAAGGTCACAGTGCCCGAACCAACCAAAATCATGTTAAGCGGGACAGATAAGCAGAAACTGGGTCAGTTTGCTGCTACGATCCGTCAATGGAGAAAGCCGGAGCCTTATCGTGGAAAA GGTATCTTTGTGGGCGGCGAAACCATTCGACTCAAAGAGGTCAAGAAAAAGTAG
- a CDS encoding hypothetical protein (HMMPfam hit to Rho_N, Rho termination factor, N-terminal domain, score: 36.9, E(): 5.8e-08): METSSSLQRLKVADLRSKCKELKLANYSKLPKPQLIQHILEAQNLASSTSFTSVTSYITEEQDNHFRSRAEAFKPISQESTKHLKVTFDITQHDQAHCLLDPVPGDSSHLTASTNQKRLPSGGRLQQQAAKSVSLKVASNSVGLPSFPNAFTKTNSEPHSPGLAAMNKSMLLSPSMPNARHISAFTSSQSGSYTALVRKKKLQGTNPAHHVTPIIAASLSSSASMTIPCPLPITPAKRVTQMENHFLNTLFISLNRYRTDPILSPPFPSSIRRKTHRIDPTTHLAFQGIHPSLYTSANELAFHVSVRFWVFRIHTQMLQGCSEAWSVLGAASGLMTADLCRWPTVTECRRVSQDIWLVRTEANGLDSLYDHTSKVSITSSNGDMIQQTYLVLEATGEVVAESSSPQQDTHVIEGCAVRPDWFFYIQNTTSLGVGSSVFRYVKTKDDHEYPQGISKCWRQQVMKKGDSKSVLDVAERAVLTSCSLNSISGRKMTIVDMDAEQRGYCSTVLTPSGNLEAVSLYLPQEQHVMSVHIPLDSYHPNLAFVHRRSGITEYVLKDTGQVVGDENCGISPLWQGLLGCNDRGDKDDGRMEEFWKDWETRLWM, translated from the exons ATGgaaacatcttcatctcttcagCGCCTCAAGGTAGCGGATTTACGGTCCAAATGCAAAGAG CTCAAACTAGCCAACTATTCAAAACTTCCGAAACCTCAACTAATTCAGCATATACTTGAAGCTCAAAATCTCGCCTCGTCAACAAGCTTCACATCAGTGACAAGTTATATTACTGAAGAACAAGACAACCATTTTCGATCCAGAGCTGAAGCTTTTAAGCCCATCAGTCAGGAATCGACAAAACACCTCAAAGTCACATTCGATATAACTCAGCATGACCAAGCACATTGCCTGTTGGATCCAGTCCCTGGAGATTCTTCACACTTGACAGCAAGCACGAATCAAAAGCGTCTTCCTTCAGGAGGTCGATTGCAGCAGCAAGCCGCAAAATCCGTATCGTTAAAAGTAGCATCGAATTCCGTAGGACTACCATCATTTCCAAACGCCTTTACTAAAACAAATTCCGAACCTCACTCACCTGGTTTAGCAGCCATGAACAAGAGCATGCTTCTATCGCCTAGCATGCCAAATGCTCGTCACATTAGCGCATTCACATCTTCGCAATCAGGTTCATATACTGCTTTAgtaagaaaaaagaagctcCAGGGGACAAATCCAGCACATCATGTAACGCCTATCATTGCAGCAAGCTTGTCCTCATCGGCATCAATGACCATACCTTGCCCTCTGCCTATAACGCCTGCTAAACGAGTGACTCAGATGGAAAACCATTTCCTGAACACCTTATTCATAAGCCTCAATCGTTATCGCACAGATCCCATCCTAAGTCCGcctttcccttcatctATCCGCAGAAAAACACACAGAATCGACCCAACCACTCATCTTGCTTTTCAGGGTATACATCCTTCACTCTATACGTCCGCCAATGAGCTTGCATTCCACGTTTCTGTCCGATTCTGGGTATTCCGAATTCACACACAGATGCTGCAAGGCTGTAGCGAAGCCTGGAGCGTGTTAGGCGCTGCTTCGGGGCTGATGACAGCCGATTTATGTAGGTGGCCTACAGTCACAGAATGCAGAAGGGTATCTCAAGATATATGGTTGGTTCGGACCGAAGCGAATGGTTTAGATTCGCTTTACGACCATACAAGCAAAGTATCCATTACTTCATCTAATGGAGATATGATCCAACAAACTTATCTGGTATTGGAGGCGACCGGCGAAGTTGTCGCTGAAAGTAGCAGTCCCCAACAAGACACTCACGTAATTGAAGGATGTGCCGTTCGACCTGATTGGTTCTTCTACATTCAGAATACAACAAGCTTAGGCGTTGGGTCCTCTGTCTTCCGTTATGTGAAAACTAAGGATGATCATGAGTATCCTCAAGGCATCTCCAAATGCTGGCGACAGCAAGTtatgaagaaaggagatTCGAAAAGTGTGCTAGATGTGGCAGAACGAGCTGTTCTGACAAGCTGTTCTTTAAACAG TATAAGCGGTCGGAAAATGACGATTGTAGACATGGATGCTGAACAACGAGGCTATTGTAGCACAGTTTTAACACCTTCAGGTAACTTAGAGGCCGTCTCGCTGTATTTACCACA AGAGCAACATGTGATGTCGGTACACATCCCACTTGATTCTTATCATCCCAATCTCGCTTTTGTCCATCGACGATCGGGCATCACAGAATACGTGTTGAAGGATACGGGCCAAGTAGTCGGTGACGAGAACTGCGGCATTTCACCGTTATGGCAAGGACTGTTGGGATGTAACGATCGAGGTGATAAAGACGACGGACGGATGGAGGAGTTTTGGAAAGACTGGGAAACCAGACTATGGATGTGA
- a CDS encoding hypothetical protein (Match to ESTs gb|CF189217.1|CF189217, gb|CF189872.1|CF189872, gb|CF189871.1|CF189871; HMMPfam hit to Pkinase, Protein kinase domain, score: 168.9, E(): 1e-47), producing MESAPYSVRYRILCDLLDSHTALAYDNAFIVDGESGICLAEDEKAAVLDTVLLRNWNGETSCLDSVTFNILERNRLKHDDFDVIGCLGDGQFGVVEAVRFKMSGQVFAMKTIEKTVAKRAGRQLSLSLERHVHRLSNSSSLSPCPNLVAAFQTELSLHLITTYAECGSLWNRMCALFSDTKYAGRMLEGEIQWWGAQMVSAIGWLHNHNIVHRDIKPHNFLIKSDHHLQITDFGSAAPLYFTFPDETPCVPWQFCVQPVGTPDYLAPEVLILAEQAVIESKQVHQTSGSHILQHSEKKGYSASIDWWSLGSTLYEMATGKPPFFAETIHETYEKLITFRSDDLSFPTYLSSELVLLLKGLINVPVKRLSTATMIQKSPFFQPIGWIDNFPKFFYSPLVLPDMLGNEQLQTNFQQSIQEDEFTLNHFFDYSDISSVHLTPVSPSSSAPPVWSQWVGWSFHPDPKSLEVISAADNSSGNDAFMTPIRNKLTTCPFTPDIMNRPPAPLLPSTHSTKKQVFQELLHCVQMSAKKHMMRGKVKTKSFTKDTSCISLLSDPGMVLIETGASHQQLQERHDVLCGQLHHLDRRLFKLHKLLKS from the exons ATGGAGTCTGCTCCTTACAGTGTCCGATATCGTATCTTATGCGACTTGCTCGACAGCCATACGGCACTGGCTTACGACAATGCCTTCATTGTTGACGGAGAATCAGGCATCTGCCTTGCCGAAGACGAGAAAGCGGCGGTATTGGACACTGTGCTGCTTCGCAACTGGAATGGTGAAACATCGTGTTTAGATTCTGTCA CTTTCAATATACTTGAGCGTAATCGCCTCAAACATGATGATTTCGACGTTATAGGCTGTTTAGGCGATGGACAGTTTGGGGTA GTGGAAGCCGTGAGATTTAAGATGAGCGGGCAAGTGTTTGCTATGAAAACCATCGAAAAGACTGTGGCTAAACGTGCTGGACGA CAGCTGTCTTTATCGCTGGAACGCCATGTTCATAGGCTTTCCAATTCATCCTCTTTGTCACCATGTCCAAATCTGGTTGCAGCATTCCAGACAGAGCtatctcttcatcttaTCACTACCTATGCTGAATGTGGTTCTCTGTGGAATCGGATGTGTGCCCTCTTCTCTGATACCAAGTACGCTGGGCGCATgcttgaaggagaaatCCAGTGGTGGGGAGCTCAGATGGTCAGTGCTATCGGGTGGCTTCATAACCATAACATAGTGCACCG TGACATCAAACCACACAATTTTTTAATTAAATCAGATCATCATCTACAAATCACTGACTTTGGCTCAGCAGCCCCACTCTACTTCACTTTTCCTGATGAAACACCTTGTGTCCCTTGGCAGTTCTGTGTCCAGCCAGTTGGGACACCAGATTACCTTGCACCTGAGGTACTGATCTTAGCTGAACAAGCTGTGATTGAATCAAAACAAGTGCATCAAACATCTGGCAGCCATATACTTCAGCATtcagaaaagaaaggataCAGCGCCAGCATTGATTGGTGGAGTTTAGGGTCCACTCTGTATGAGATGGCAACAGGGAAGCCTCCTTTCTTTGCTGAGACAATCCATGAAACATATGAAAAACTTATCACATTCAGA AGTGATGATTTGTCATTTCCTACTTATCTGTCATCAGAATTAGTTTTGCTTCTAAAAGG TTTGATCAATGTACCAGTCAAAAGATTGTCAACTGCTACAATGATACAAAAATCCCCATTCTTCCAACCTATAGGCTGGATTGATAATTTTCCCA AATTTTTTTATTCACCATTGGTATTACCTGATATGCTTGGCAATGAGCAACTTCAGACAAACTTTCAACAATCAATCCAGGAAGACGAGTTCACTCTCAACCATTTCTTTGACTACTCAGACATCTCCTCAGTCCACCTTACTCCAGtctcaccatcttcttctgccccTCCTGTCTGGTCCCAATGGGTTGGCTGGTCATTCCATCCTGACCCAAAAAGCCTTGAAGTCATCTCAGCAGCAGATAATTCTTCTGGAAATGATGCTTTTATGACCCCAATTCGAAATAAACTTACAACATGCCCATTCACTCCAGACATCATGAATCGACCACCTGCACCATTATTGCCCTCTACTCACAGCACAAAAAAACAAGTTTTTCAAGAGCTCTTACATTGTGTACAAATGAGTGCCAAAAAGCATATGATGAG AGGCAAGGTGAAAACAAAATCATTCACCAAAGACACATCCTGTATTAGTTTGTTATCTGATCCTGGTATGGTATTGATTGAAACAGGAGCTTCACATCAACAGCTGCAAGAAAGGCATGATGTCTTATGTGGACAGTTACAT CACCTTGATCGACGGCTGTTCAAATTGCACAAGCTATTGAAGAGCTGA
- a CDS encoding hypothetical protein (HMMPfam hit to Inositol_P, Inositol monophosphatase family, score: 202.4, E(): 8.9e-58), with amino-acid sequence MEYSEIFDFAYGLAEKASKIILDASAKRWISTADLNEKKNSVDLVTETDELVERMIKSAVAKKYPQHKFIGEESYAAGDRPPLTDEFTWIVDPIDGTMNFVHSYPFVACSIGVAHKSRPVIGVIALPFLNQIFSARLGGGAYMNRDIPLPLTGGIPQPLSDLSRCMIGAEWGSDRGLSTFKHKASSFTKLAGDPSKGVDGGVMVHALRTTGSTACNAVAVAAGQLDIYWMLSLGCLPIILNETGGFFAGGKDSLDAPVGRIMMGRRYIFVRAVPATESESSSQIQHRLARELYDVVEEWTNEDMMD; translated from the exons ATGGAATATTCAGAAATATTCGATTTCGCCTATGGTCTTGCCGAAAAG GCAAGCAAAATAATTCTAGACGCCTCTGCCAAGCGATGGATATCGACTGCCGACCTTAACGAGAAGAAAAATTCTGTTGAT CTTGTTACTGAGACCGACGAGCTGGTGGAGCGAATGATCAAATCAGCTGTAGCAAAAAAGTATCCACAGCATAAATT CATCGGCGAAGAATCATACGCTGCTGGTGACCGTCCCCCCCTCACCGACGAATTCACTTGGATTGTTGACCCAATTGAC GGTACTATGAA TTTTGTACATTCATA TCCTTTCGTTGCCTGCTCCATTGGCGTGGCACACAAGTCAAGACCGGTCATAGGGGTCATTGCTCTACCTTTTTTGAATCAGATC TTCTCGGCACGGCTTGGGGGAGGAGCATATATGAACCGCGacattcctcttcctctcactGGCGGCATTCCTCAACCCCTTTCTGATTTATCTCGATGTATGATCGGAGCCGAAT GGGGATCCGATCGTGGACTATCGACCTTCAAACATAAAGCGTCTTCCTTTACAAAGCTTGCAGGCGATCCTAGTAAAGGCGTTGATGGAGGTGTAATGGTGCATGCTTTGCGAA CTACCGGATCTACCGCTTGTAATGCTGTAGCTGTGGCAGCTGGACAACTGGACATCTATTG GATGTTATCCCTGGGATGTTTGC CCATAATTCTTAATGAGACTGGTGGTTTTTTCGCCGGTGGAAAGGATTCGCTAGATGCTCCAGTCGGCCGAATCATGATGGGTAGGCGCTATATCTTTGTCCGCGCAGTTCCTGCCACAGAG TCCGAGTCGTCATCACAGATTCAGCATCGTCTCGCAAGGGAACTTTATGATGTTGTGGAGGAATGGACAAATGAAGATATGATGGATTAA
- a CDS encoding hypothetical protein (Match to ESTs gb|CF189822.1|CF189822, gb|CF187656.1|CF187656; HMMPfam hit to GTP_EFTU, Elongation factor Tu GTP binding domain, score: 322.0, E(): 8.8e-94; HMMPfam hit to GTP_EFTU_D2, Elongation factor Tu domain 2, score: 79.6, E(): 8.1e-21; HMMPfam hit to GTP_EFTU_D3, Elongation factor Tu C-terminal domain, score: 170.6, E(): 3.3e-48) — MLRNALQSRLSSTLRTAELRAARPVAGPSVLAARTFVSKPLPSPRFRAAVLTPRRLPTRSYAAEAGGKFTRSKPHFNIGTIGHVDHGKTTLTAAITKHLAEQGGGKFMDYSQIDKAPEEKARGITISTAHVEYETPNRHYAHIDCPGHADYIKNMITGAAQLDGAIIVVSATDGQMPQTREHLLLARQVGIKKLVVFINKVDQVDDPEMLELVEMEMRELLGQYGFDGEETPIVMGSALAALEGRDPERGAQKIQELMEKADEWLDVPSRDLDKPFLMYVEDVFSISGRGTVVTGKVERGTITKGSEVEIVGLGAPVKTILTGIEMFHKELERGEAGDNMGALLRGIKREQVRRGQVLVQPGSIKSVKKFKAQIYILTKEEGGRYTPFMANYRPQLFIRTTDVTCALTFPEGTEGAHEKLVMPGDNVEMIGDLVHDIALEPGSRFTLREGGKTIGTGIVSEIYE, encoded by the exons ATGCTCAGAAACGCCCTTCAGAGTCGCCTTTCCTCCACTCTCCGAACCGCTGAGCTTAGGG CTGCCAGGCCCGTGGCTGGTCCCTCGGTCCTCGCTGCCAGGACATTCGTCTCAAAgccccttccctctcctcgtTTTCGAGCTGCTGTTTTGACGCCAAGACGTCTACCTACTCGTAGCTACGCTGCCGAAGCTGGTGGTAAATTCACTAGATCCAAACCTCATTTCAA CATCGGTACCATCGGCCATGTTGACCATGGTAAAACCACCCTTACCGCCGCCATCACTAAGCATTTGGCCGAGCAGGGTGGCGGTAAGTTTATGGACTACAGCCAGATCGACAAAGCTCCTGAGGAGAAAGCTCGAGGTATCACCATTAGCACTGCC CATGTCGAATACGAGACCCCCAACAGGCACTATGCGCATATCGACTGTCCTGGTCATGCCGATT ACATCAAAAACATGATTACCGGTGCCGCTCAACTTGACGGTGCTATTATTGTCGTCTCTGCTACTGATGGTCAAATGCCTCAGACCCGTgagcatcttcttcttgcccgtCAAGTTGGCATCAAGAAGTTGGTTGTCTTTATCAACAAGGTCGACCAGGTGGATGACCCCGAAATGCTCGAGTTGGTTGAGATGGAAATGAGAGAATTGCTAGGCCAGTACGGTTTCGATGGAGAGGAGACTCCTATCGTCATGGGATCCGCTCTTGCTGCTCTCGAAGGCCGCGACCCTGAGCGAGGCGCGCAAAAGATTCAGGAGCTCATGGAGAAGGCTGATGAATGGCTTGACGTCCCCTCTC GGGACCTCGACAAGCCTTTCTTGATGTATGTTGAGGACGTATTCTCTATCTCTGGCCGAGGCACCGTTGTTACCGGGAAAGTTGAGCGTGGTACAATCACCAAGGGTTCCGAAGTCGAAATCGTTGGCCTCGGTGCGCCTGTCAAAACTATTCTCACTGGCATTG AAATGTTCCACAAGGAGCTTGAACGTGGTGAAGCTGGTGACAACATGGGTGCCCTTCTTCGTGGTATCAAACGAGAGCAGGTCCGACGAGGTCAAGTTTTGGTACAACCTGGCTCTATCAAGAGTGTTAAGAAGTTCAAGGCGCAAATTTAT ATCCTtaccaaggaggaaggtggtcGTTACACCCCTTTCATGGCTAACTACCGACCTCAGCTCTTCATCCGTACTACCGACGTAACTTGTGCCCTCACTTTCCCAGAGGGTACCGAGGGCGCTCATGAGAAGCTCGTCATGCCTGGTGACAATGTTGAGATGATTGGTGACCTTGTGCATGACATCGCCCTTGAGCCCGGATCGCGTTTTACATTGCGAGAAGGCGGTAAGACTATTGGCACTGGTATTGTTTCAGAGATCTATGAATAA
- a CDS encoding hypothetical protein (Match to EST gb|CF186079.1|CF186079): MERYCGDLGRNLRNMRHPYASMSQRILAKSHLQHIANKYDLHWGGRGRVSDDEAPKRYETVLPSYAHYALSSPTNDAQGVIRHNLMNKLINTMTTQHDIPPTVELRALVSKGKLRVWNRVRVLNGGDSIRVSRMDTAEEDRRCASFVSYMVSIDRNRRHPTRHVEFEDHLCYGELLNLITIDLPHHPKSSDTPPVTLAFAHIKPAVSHKHRIGNHEWSYYKEYQAEEMVDLASVNELVGRVKSISKPGTTYIIDRGTPYSRVSLV, translated from the exons ATGGAACGTTATTGTGGTGATCTTGGCCGAAATCTAAGGAATATGCGACACCCTTATGCTAGCATGTCCCAGCGGATTTTGGCCAAGAGTCATCTACAACACATTGCGAACAAATACGACCTTCACTGGggaggtagaggaagggtgagcgatgatgaagccCCTAAGCGGTATGAGACGGTCTTGCCGTCAT ATGCGCATTATGCTTTGTCCTCCCCGACCAATGACGCCCAAGGTGTCATCCGACACAACCTGATGAATAAGCTCATCAACACGATGACCACCCAACACGATATCCCACCGACTGTTGAGCTTAGAGCTTTAGTGTCAAAGGGAAAGTTGAGGGTGTGGAACCGTGTTCGAGTGTTGAATGGTGGCGATTCCATTCGTGTGTCGAGGATGGATACAGCTGAGGAGGACAGAAGGTGTGCCTCCTTTGTCTCG TATATGGTGTCTATCGACCGGAATAGGCGCCATCCAACCAGGCATGTCGAGTTCGAGGACCACCTATGTTATGGTGAGCTCCTGAACTTGATCACCATTGACCTCCCCCATCACCCGAAATCCTCCGACACCCCTCCTGTTACTCTCGCCTTCGCCCACATCAAACCAGCGGTGTCACATAAGCACCGTATTGGCAACCATGAATGGAGCTATTATAAAGAGTACcaggcggaggagatggtggatcTGGCCTCTGTCAATGAACTGGTTGGAAGGGTTAAGAGTATCTCAAAACCTGGCACGACCTATATAATTGACAGGGGCACGCCCTACAGCCGCGTGTCTTTGGTGTAA
- a CDS encoding hypothetical protein (Match to ESTs gb|CF190614.1|CF190614, gb|CF190615.1|CF190615), whose protein sequence is MMRRCGCALATAEWIKNHWAQILWKLAGEVQARPDLLTEKWSWEEVISQLKYRYEREFGVAQRPLVRRILERDSSPSLPMVLLVSKIHSTDGKDGSIGFLELTDGWYCINAQIDDCLKRAVDKGKIVVGRKLAITGAKLQSSSEEADVFEAHKTCRLVLSGNSTSLARWHARLGMQSQPYVSGLSSLSVDGGVITLMDIVIERLFPIAFTNGDRNIKESPWNEEEEKRRQDKWKERYWSERTRLMERKEKEVEKLRELGTLLSQYAVEASLAEWQEESSDTMENEFEELLHAKDLPLRVRNFSSIQISHLAHYAQLRLSSEMEELRIEVEAELETICPPRDVRDFRMVRFKDGQEGHREAFRKGMLSVWDASALGSTTLKEGKRYLVSNLVPGKSGDWRVGRRQSSMAEVYLHTRRDTRWVAL, encoded by the exons ATGATGCGTCGATGTGGCTGTGCGCTCGCCACCGCAGAATGGATTAAAAATCATTGGGCGCAAATATTATGGAAATTGGCTGGTGAAGTTCAGGCGAGGCCGGATTTGCTTACGGAAAAATGGTCGTGGGAAGAAGTTATATCACAGCTTAAATATCG ATATGAGCGTGAGTTTGGTGTCGCACAACGGCCACTTGTTAGACGAATACTGGAGCGTGATTCATCCCCGAGCTTGCCCATGGTGCTGCTCGTATCTAAAATCCATTCAACCGATGGGAAAGACGGTTCTATTGGTTTCCTTGAGTTGACTGACGGGTGGTACTGCATCAATGCGCAAATTGATGACTGCCTCAAGCGCGCAGTAGATAAGGGAAAGATTGTCGTTGGACGCAAACTCGCTATCACAGGGGCAAAA TTACAATCAAGTAGCGAGGAAGCCGATGTTTTTGAAGCTCATAAGACATGTCGGCTTGTCCTCTCAGGTAACTCTACGTCTTTGGCCAGGTGGCATGCCCGATTAGGCATGCAATCCCAACCATACGTTTCTGGCCTATCAAGTCTGTCAGTCGATGGTGGGGTAATAACTTTAATGGACATTGTAATTGAACGGCTTTTCCCCATTGCTTTCACGAATGGTGATCGCAATATAAAAGAGTCGCCAtggaatgaagaggaggagaaaagacgCCAGGACAAATGGAAG GAACGATATTGGTCGGAGCGGACAAGACTcatggagaggaaagaaaaagaagtcGAAAAACTGAGGGAACTCGGGACGCTTTTGTCTCAATACGCTGTTGAAGCAAGTCTCGCTGAGT ggcaagaagaatcATCTGATACTATGGAAAATGAGTTCGAAGAACTGCTTCATGCCAAAGATCTTCCGCTCAGAGTGAGAAATTTTTCATCGATTCAAATTTCACATCTCGCACATTATGCTCAGCTACGTCTGAGTAgcgagatggaagaattgaGGATAGAAGTTGAGGCAGAATTAGAG ACGATATGTCCCCCTCGTGACGTTCGAGACTTCCGAATGGTTAGATTCAAAGACGGCCAAGAGGGACATCGAGAGGCGTTTCGTAAGGGCATGTTGAGTGTGTGGGATGCCAGCGCTTTAGGGTCGACCACactgaaagaaggaaagcgCTACCTT GTGTCAAACTTGGTTCCAGGAAAAAGTGGAGATTGGAGAGTCGGTCGACGGCAATCTAGTATGGCAGAAGTCTATCTACATACTCGAAGAGACACCCGCTGGGTCGCGTTGTAG